A stretch of Rhizobium sp. BT03 DNA encodes these proteins:
- a CDS encoding ATP-binding cassette domain-containing protein, which yields MSDTSHILDGARQPVLSLRGISKNFGAVSALTDIELDVHAGEVVALVGDNGAGKSTLVKILAGVHQPSSGTILFEGKQANLSSPSAALDLGIATVFQDLALCENLDVVANIFLGKELNPFQLDEVAMEIRAWKLLNELSARIPSVREPVASLSGGQRQTVAIARSLLLEPKLIMLDEPTAALGVAQTAEVLDLIERVRERGLAVIMISHNMEDVRAVADRIVVLRLGRNNGTFMPDASNEELVSAITGASNNSVSRRATRRKAQSRENEEGRA from the coding sequence ATGTCTGACACCTCTCATATTCTTGACGGCGCCCGCCAGCCTGTTCTCAGCCTGCGCGGAATATCGAAGAACTTCGGGGCGGTCTCGGCGCTCACCGATATCGAACTCGACGTGCATGCCGGAGAGGTCGTGGCGCTCGTCGGCGACAATGGCGCCGGCAAATCGACGCTGGTCAAGATCCTGGCCGGCGTACACCAGCCGAGCTCGGGCACGATCCTGTTCGAGGGCAAACAGGCAAATCTGTCGAGCCCGAGTGCCGCCCTCGACCTCGGCATTGCGACCGTCTTCCAGGATTTGGCCCTGTGCGAAAATCTCGATGTGGTCGCCAATATCTTTCTCGGCAAGGAGCTCAATCCCTTCCAGCTCGACGAGGTCGCCATGGAGATCCGCGCCTGGAAGCTCTTAAACGAGCTTTCGGCCCGAATCCCAAGCGTTCGCGAGCCCGTCGCCTCGCTGTCCGGCGGACAGCGCCAGACCGTGGCGATCGCCCGGTCGCTGCTGCTCGAGCCGAAACTGATCATGCTCGACGAACCGACGGCAGCGCTCGGTGTCGCCCAGACCGCCGAGGTACTGGATCTGATCGAGCGCGTGCGTGAACGCGGCCTCGCCGTCATCATGATCAGCCACAATATGGAGGATGTGCGTGCGGTCGCCGACCGCATCGTCGTGCTTCGGCTTGGACGCAACAACGGCACCTTCATGCCGGATGCCTCCAATGAAGAGCTGGTCAGCGCGATCACCGGCGCTTCCAACAATTCCGTCTCCCGCCGCGCCACGCGCCGCAAGGCGCAAAGCCGAGAGAACGAGGAGGGCAGGGCATGA
- a CDS encoding DUF4173 domain-containing protein, producing the protein MDTADTLTEPMPIRRGSGRTVALLALVALADFLIFGQELGINLFLFSLALCAGILLSARKRARFSIAAFLLGLSVLASAPLMESPSLTGVALCLGALMSVALVSARLLPRRLPALPPVFFRFALVIPLRLAEDIRKSLATPGKRFSFTALRQGIGLWIMPIVLAAVFLSLFAAANPLIEIALRSINFAALLQFFDLWRIGFWMMIAVVAWAMLRPRLKRRARRLQAGRTFMIVPVKNAPFGHASLLRSLVLFNALFAVQTLLDLVYLWGGADLPEHMSHAEYAHRGAYPLIATALLAAAFVLIAMRRGGPGDHSPLIRGLVHAWIGQNILLCLSSMLRLGLYVEVYSLTELRVAAGLWMGIVAIGLVLILLRILLNRSNAWLVATNLASLLMVFYISSFIDFPAFIARFNVAHSQEISQEGPPLDLSYLSSLGPSVIPALDLYLLKLPDHLIDQRNEAVTVRYDLARNFEMRRRDWRSWTFRAARLETYLLSPAAIAR; encoded by the coding sequence ATGGATACAGCCGATACTTTGACAGAACCGATGCCCATCAGACGCGGCAGCGGCCGGACCGTCGCGCTGCTTGCGCTCGTGGCACTTGCGGATTTTCTGATCTTTGGCCAGGAGCTCGGGATAAACCTTTTCCTTTTTTCGCTCGCCCTCTGCGCCGGCATTCTGCTTTCGGCCAGGAAGAGGGCTCGATTTTCGATCGCGGCTTTCCTGCTCGGCCTCTCGGTTCTGGCGTCGGCGCCCCTGATGGAATCGCCTTCGTTGACGGGCGTTGCCCTTTGCCTCGGCGCGCTGATGTCGGTTGCGCTCGTCAGCGCCAGGCTCCTGCCCCGCCGCCTGCCCGCCCTGCCCCCGGTATTCTTCCGTTTCGCCCTCGTCATTCCCCTGCGGCTTGCCGAAGATATCAGGAAGTCTCTTGCGACACCGGGAAAACGTTTCTCGTTCACCGCGCTCCGACAGGGCATCGGCCTCTGGATCATGCCGATTGTCCTCGCAGCGGTCTTTTTATCTCTGTTTGCAGCTGCGAACCCGCTTATCGAAATCGCGCTCCGCAGTATTAATTTTGCCGCGCTGCTGCAGTTTTTCGACCTTTGGCGGATCGGCTTCTGGATGATGATTGCCGTCGTCGCCTGGGCGATGTTGCGGCCGCGCCTGAAGCGTCGCGCCAGGAGGTTGCAGGCCGGCAGGACCTTCATGATCGTGCCGGTCAAAAACGCGCCGTTCGGCCATGCCTCGCTGCTGCGGTCGCTCGTCCTGTTCAATGCGCTCTTTGCCGTGCAGACGCTTCTCGATCTCGTCTATCTCTGGGGTGGCGCAGATCTGCCAGAGCACATGAGCCATGCCGAGTATGCCCATCGCGGCGCCTATCCGCTGATTGCCACAGCGCTTCTTGCCGCAGCTTTCGTTCTCATCGCCATGCGGCGCGGCGGCCCCGGCGATCACAGCCCGCTGATCCGCGGCCTCGTTCACGCCTGGATCGGCCAGAATATCTTGCTCTGCCTGTCGTCGATGCTGCGGCTTGGTCTCTATGTCGAGGTTTATTCGCTGACCGAACTGCGTGTCGCCGCCGGCCTCTGGATGGGTATCGTCGCCATCGGCCTTGTCTTGATCCTGCTGCGCATTCTGCTCAACCGATCCAATGCGTGGCTGGTCGCGACGAATCTCGCCTCCCTTCTTATGGTTTTCTACATCAGCTCCTTCATCGATTTCCCTGCTTTCATCGCCCGCTTCAATGTCGCCCACAGCCAGGAGATCAGCCAGGAAGGCCCGCCGCTCGACCTTTCTTATCTCTCCTCGCTCGGCCCCTCCGTCATTCCGGCGCTTGACCTCTACCTCCTTAAATTGCCGGACCACCTGATCGACCAAAGAAACGAAGCAGTGACAGTTCGCTACGACCTCGCCAGGAATTTCGAGATGCGCCGGCGCGACTGGCGGAGCTGGACTTTCCGGGCGGCGCGGCTGGAAACCTATCTTCTGTCTCCTGCAGCCATTGCAAGATAG
- a CDS encoding SDR family NAD(P)-dependent oxidoreductase, translating into MIFDRFRLDGQVALITGGTRGIGLAIAEALGEAGATVVITGRTRNTAAEARLVKAGVDCDFIAADLMKDDAADALVTETLSRTGRLDILVNNAGIAIHGDSGEFSDAIWREIMTINVDAVFRACRAALAPMRRQGRGVILNIGSMSGIVSNIPQNQVAYNTSKAAVHMMTKSLASEVAAENIRVNAIAPGYIDTDLSRGGIDNPDWFPTWRSMTPMGRVGQPEEVAGAALFLCSAAASYVTGEVLVIDGGYTTR; encoded by the coding sequence ATGATCTTCGACAGATTTCGCCTGGACGGGCAGGTGGCGCTGATAACCGGCGGCACACGCGGCATCGGGCTTGCAATCGCCGAGGCGCTCGGCGAGGCCGGCGCCACAGTTGTCATCACCGGACGGACCCGCAATACGGCGGCGGAAGCCCGACTCGTCAAAGCCGGTGTCGATTGCGATTTCATCGCCGCCGACCTAATGAAAGACGATGCCGCCGACGCGCTCGTCACCGAGACCCTCTCGCGGACCGGCCGGCTCGACATTCTGGTCAACAATGCCGGCATCGCCATTCATGGCGACAGCGGCGAATTCTCCGATGCGATCTGGCGTGAGATCATGACCATCAATGTCGACGCCGTCTTCCGCGCCTGCCGCGCCGCACTCGCCCCCATGCGGCGCCAGGGCAGGGGTGTTATCCTCAATATCGGCTCGATGTCGGGCATCGTCTCCAACATTCCGCAGAACCAGGTCGCCTACAACACCTCCAAGGCGGCGGTCCATATGATGACGAAGAGCCTGGCGAGCGAAGTCGCCGCCGAGAATATCCGCGTCAACGCCATCGCGCCGGGCTATATCGACACCGATCTGTCGCGCGGCGGCATCGACAATCCCGACTGGTTCCCGACCTGGCGCAGCATGACCCCGATGGGACGCGTCGGGCAGCCGGAAGAGGTGGCGGGTGCCGCCTTGTTCCTCTGCTCGGCGGCGGCAAGCTACGTCACCGGCGAAGTGCTGGTGATCGATGGTGGTTATACGACACGATAA
- a CDS encoding SDR family oxidoreductase: MGQDLSGKVAAVTGAASGIGLECAKALLAAGVRVVLVDRNEEALKEICSALGANAIPLVIDLTDPKSVAGMMPQILEKAGQLDIFHANAGSYIGGEVLGGDPDAWDRMLNLNVNAAFRSVHAVLPHMVERKTGDIILTSSVAGLVPVVWEPIYTASKHAVQAFVHTLRRQVAKHGLRVGAVAPGPVVTALLSDWPQEKLDEALAAGGLMEPKEVAEAVLFMLTRPRNITIRDLVILPQSTDI, from the coding sequence ATGGGACAGGATCTGTCTGGAAAAGTCGCGGCCGTCACCGGAGCGGCATCGGGTATCGGCCTGGAATGCGCCAAGGCCTTGCTTGCCGCCGGCGTTCGGGTAGTGCTGGTCGACCGCAATGAGGAGGCCTTGAAGGAAATCTGCTCGGCCCTCGGCGCCAATGCCATTCCGCTGGTCATCGATCTCACCGATCCGAAAAGTGTGGCAGGAATGATGCCGCAGATTCTGGAGAAGGCAGGGCAGCTGGATATTTTCCACGCCAATGCCGGCTCCTATATCGGCGGCGAGGTGCTTGGCGGCGACCCCGACGCCTGGGACCGAATGCTCAACCTGAACGTCAACGCCGCCTTCCGTTCGGTGCATGCCGTCCTGCCGCATATGGTCGAGCGCAAGACCGGGGATATCATCCTGACGAGCTCCGTCGCCGGTTTGGTTCCCGTCGTCTGGGAGCCGATTTACACAGCCTCCAAACATGCGGTCCAGGCATTCGTCCATACGCTGCGACGGCAAGTGGCTAAACACGGCCTGCGCGTCGGTGCCGTCGCGCCTGGCCCCGTCGTCACGGCTCTCCTCAGCGATTGGCCGCAGGAAAAGCTGGATGAGGCGCTCGCCGCCGGCGGCCTGATGGAACCGAAGGAAGTGGCCGAAGCAGTGCTCTTCATGCTGACGCGCCCGCGCAACATCACCATCCGCGATCTCGTCATCCTGCCGCAGAGCACCGACATCTGA
- a CDS encoding response regulator codes for MAPRILVVDDEPHIRDVICFALERAGMTPIAASNGTEAMMAFRRGNIDLITLDIGMPDMDGLEVCRQIRKTSGLPILFLSARDEEIDRVLGLEIGGDDYVTKPFSPRELVARVKVILKRSGNEAGPDRRRATFVAGELSLDRHGRTVMFGYSAITMTVLEFAILDALLSRPDMVFSRERLMEAAYGAGTYVADRTIDSHIRNIRAKFLAAGGQGIIATVHGIGFKLGGEIGRKA; via the coding sequence ATGGCGCCCCGCATTCTCGTCGTCGATGACGAACCGCATATCCGAGATGTGATCTGCTTTGCCCTCGAGCGCGCCGGTATGACGCCGATCGCGGCGAGCAACGGCACCGAGGCGATGATGGCCTTCCGCCGCGGCAACATCGATCTCATCACCCTCGATATCGGCATGCCCGACATGGATGGTCTGGAGGTCTGCCGCCAGATCCGCAAAACTTCGGGTTTACCGATCCTGTTTCTTTCGGCGCGCGACGAGGAGATCGACAGGGTCCTGGGGCTCGAAATCGGCGGGGACGACTACGTCACCAAACCCTTCAGCCCGCGTGAACTCGTCGCCAGGGTCAAGGTGATCCTGAAGCGCAGCGGTAATGAAGCGGGGCCTGACAGGCGCCGCGCCACCTTTGTCGCCGGCGAACTCAGCCTGGATCGCCATGGCAGGACGGTCATGTTCGGCTACAGCGCCATCACGATGACGGTGCTCGAATTCGCCATCCTGGACGCGTTATTGTCACGCCCCGATATGGTCTTCAGCCGCGAACGTCTGATGGAGGCGGCCTATGGCGCCGGAACCTATGTCGCCGATCGGACGATCGACAGCCATATCCGCAACATCAGGGCCAAATTCCTGGCCGCCGGCGGCCAGGGGATCATCGCGACGGTTCACGGCATCGGCTTCAAACTCGGCGGTGAAATCGGGAGGAAGGCCTGA
- a CDS encoding Ig-like domain-containing protein has protein sequence MASPIHATDDSATFLETDVISGNLLSNDSSDNGHLFLRAFDGATVNAKGGNSQITEIQGDYGTFFVKPDGSYTYVLSDAAKIGFANGESYQEKVSYKISDGSGHTDVGLFTLNIQGVTQIKPVAVDDTFSFTEGHAIGGNVLDNDIAGDNGKMFLRQFLSTQVDAKTDAVTDVAGTYGTFHVKSDGTFTYDLNTDLVAGETYTEVLRYYKISDGEGHTDTAKVTLNITGTDFDSSHIV, from the coding sequence ATGGCTTCGCCGATACACGCAACCGATGATAGTGCAACATTTCTAGAAACCGACGTTATTTCAGGAAATCTGCTTTCCAACGATTCGTCCGACAACGGCCACCTGTTCCTGCGCGCCTTCGACGGCGCGACGGTTAACGCCAAGGGCGGCAACAGCCAGATCACCGAGATCCAGGGCGACTATGGCACGTTCTTCGTCAAGCCGGACGGCAGCTACACCTACGTCCTGAGCGATGCCGCCAAGATCGGCTTCGCCAACGGCGAATCCTATCAGGAAAAGGTTTCCTACAAGATCTCCGACGGCAGCGGTCATACCGATGTCGGTCTGTTCACCCTGAACATCCAGGGCGTAACTCAGATCAAGCCGGTCGCTGTCGACGATACCTTCAGCTTCACCGAGGGCCATGCCATCGGCGGCAACGTTCTGGACAACGACATTGCCGGCGACAACGGCAAGATGTTCCTCCGCCAGTTCCTGAGCACGCAGGTCGACGCCAAGACTGACGCCGTTACCGACGTTGCCGGCACCTACGGCACCTTCCATGTCAAGTCGGATGGTACGTTCACCTACGACCTGAACACCGATCTGGTTGCGGGCGAGACCTACACGGAAGTTCTCCGTTACTACAAGATCTCCGACGGCGAAGGCCACACGGACACCGCCAAGGTGACGCTCAACATCACCGGCACGGATTTTGACTCATCCCATATCGTTTGA
- the rpsU gene encoding 30S ribosomal protein S21: MQVLVRDNNVDQALRVLKKKMQREGLFREMKERRAYEKPSERRVREKTQAISRQRKAARKLQSEGLIAGPKRTAAR, encoded by the coding sequence ATGCAAGTACTCGTCAGAGACAACAACGTGGATCAAGCCCTCAGAGTTTTGAAAAAGAAAATGCAGCGCGAGGGCCTGTTCCGCGAAATGAAGGAACGGCGCGCCTATGAGAAGCCCTCCGAACGGCGCGTCAGGGAAAAGACACAGGCGATCAGCCGGCAGCGCAAGGCGGCACGCAAGTTGCAGAGTGAAGGCCTGATCGCCGGGCCGAAGCGGACGGCCGCCCGTTAG
- a CDS encoding LysR family transcriptional regulator gives MKVDLGDLNAFVAVARAGGFREGARASGSSASFLSEAVRRLEAELGVRLFNRTTRSVVPTEAGKGLLERLGPALTEVESALDVVNGFRDRPAGSLRLNVPVSAARLVLPAIVPPFLAAYPDIRLEVIAEESFVDVLAAGCDAGIRYDERLEQDMIAVPIGPRVQRFATAASPDYLDRHGRPQHPSELLDHACLLGRFASGALTTPWEFERDGEVVRVDPSGPLIVRVGGATDLTVDAAIAGTGIICVFEDWLRPHFESGALEPILEPWWQRFSGPFLYYPGRRLVPAPLRAFIDFVKASTKQA, from the coding sequence GTGAAAGTCGATCTGGGGGATCTCAACGCCTTTGTTGCCGTGGCGCGGGCCGGTGGTTTCCGCGAGGGCGCACGTGCAAGCGGTAGCAGCGCCTCCTTCCTCAGCGAGGCGGTGCGCCGTCTGGAGGCCGAACTCGGCGTCAGGCTCTTCAACCGCACGACACGCAGCGTCGTCCCGACCGAAGCGGGCAAGGGTTTGCTGGAGCGGCTCGGCCCGGCGCTGACCGAGGTGGAGTCGGCGCTCGACGTCGTCAATGGGTTTCGCGACAGGCCGGCCGGATCGCTGCGGCTCAATGTCCCGGTCAGTGCCGCGCGGCTGGTGCTGCCCGCCATCGTTCCACCGTTCCTCGCCGCCTATCCCGACATTCGCCTCGAGGTGATCGCCGAGGAGAGTTTCGTCGACGTGCTCGCCGCCGGCTGCGACGCCGGCATCCGTTATGATGAGCGGCTGGAGCAGGATATGATCGCCGTGCCGATCGGGCCGCGTGTTCAGCGCTTTGCCACCGCAGCCTCCCCCGATTATCTCGACCGCCATGGCCGGCCGCAGCATCCGAGCGAACTCCTCGACCATGCCTGTCTGCTCGGCCGCTTTGCCAGCGGCGCGCTGACGACACCCTGGGAGTTCGAACGGGACGGCGAAGTGGTGCGGGTCGACCCTTCGGGGCCATTGATCGTCAGGGTCGGCGGCGCGACCGATCTGACCGTCGACGCAGCGATAGCGGGCACAGGCATCATCTGCGTTTTCGAGGACTGGCTGCGTCCGCATTTTGAGAGCGGCGCCCTGGAGCCTATCCTCGAGCCGTGGTGGCAGCGCTTTTCCGGGCCGTTCCTCTATTATCCCGGACGGCGGCTGGTGCCGGCGCCCTTGCGGGCCTTCATCGATTTCGTCAAGGCCTCGACCAAGCAGGCTTGA
- a CDS encoding TetR/AcrR family transcriptional regulator, which translates to MRYSAEHKLETRARVIAAAGQVFRKDGYGGAGIDALTKAAGVTNGAFYGHFKSKAEAFRTAVLEGLEELRQGIAALKTNQPKDWLPTFVSYYLGYKRTCDLGESCALPSLSPDVMRADKETRSAYTAEIKRLVEEVAAGLPEHKIEGRSEMSQEDQAILLLAMLSGGVTLARAVSDPALSERIADIVAQAALAAIKPHN; encoded by the coding sequence ATGCGTTACAGCGCTGAACACAAACTGGAAACCCGGGCCCGCGTTATCGCCGCTGCGGGACAGGTCTTCCGCAAGGACGGCTATGGCGGCGCCGGAATCGACGCGCTGACAAAGGCTGCCGGCGTGACGAACGGCGCCTTCTACGGACATTTCAAATCGAAGGCCGAAGCCTTTCGTACAGCTGTGCTGGAAGGGCTCGAAGAGCTGCGGCAGGGAATCGCCGCGCTGAAGACCAATCAGCCGAAAGACTGGCTGCCGACATTCGTCAGCTACTATCTCGGCTATAAAAGAACCTGCGATTTGGGCGAAAGCTGTGCTCTGCCGAGCCTTTCGCCCGACGTGATGCGCGCGGATAAGGAAACGCGAAGCGCCTACACGGCTGAGATCAAACGCCTCGTCGAAGAAGTCGCCGCCGGCCTGCCGGAGCACAAGATAGAGGGCCGATCCGAAATGAGCCAAGAAGATCAGGCGATCCTGCTTCTCGCCATGCTGAGCGGCGGCGTCACCCTTGCGCGCGCCGTTTCCGACCCGGCGCTGTCCGAACGCATCGCTGATATTGTCGCGCAGGCGGCGTTGGCGGCAATAAAACCGCACAACTGA
- a CDS encoding sugar ABC transporter permease: protein MMKTLQNEPAASPLLDRRDERVRHDDSLAGSIRAFWDRIRSGDLGSLPVIIGLAIIWTVFQALNPVFLSSTNLVNMLFDCSTVGVISLGIVCILMVGEIDLSVGSVSGFASALVGVFWVNQGWPVVLAVLAAMIVGALIGSLYAFLFNRFGMPSFVSTLSGLLAVLGLQLYILGATGSINLPYGSWLVNFGQIMVMPDPVAYLLVALAGIAFFLASYRTSARRRAAGLSAKSTGGLCFRAVVITVALEAVAFYLNQSRGIPWMFGLFVGLVAAMNYALTRTKWGRSMQAVGGNREAARRSGINVSRIYASAFVACALLAATGGVLSAARLATASQQAGTGDVNLNAIAAAVIGGTSLFGGRGSAYSALLGIIVIQSIASGLTLLDLSSSLRYMITGAVLAVAVVVDSLARRSRISHGRA, encoded by the coding sequence ATGATGAAGACCTTGCAGAATGAACCGGCGGCCTCCCCACTCCTCGACCGGCGCGACGAAAGGGTGCGCCACGACGACAGCCTTGCCGGCTCGATCCGCGCCTTCTGGGATCGCATCCGCTCCGGCGACCTCGGCTCGCTGCCGGTCATTATCGGCCTGGCGATCATCTGGACGGTGTTCCAGGCGCTCAATCCGGTGTTTCTCTCCAGCACCAATCTCGTCAACATGCTGTTCGACTGCTCGACGGTCGGCGTCATCTCGCTCGGTATCGTCTGCATCCTGATGGTGGGTGAGATCGATCTTTCCGTCGGCTCGGTCAGCGGCTTCGCCTCGGCGCTGGTTGGCGTCTTCTGGGTCAATCAAGGCTGGCCGGTGGTGCTCGCGGTCCTCGCCGCGATGATCGTCGGCGCCCTGATCGGCTCGCTCTACGCCTTCCTGTTCAACCGCTTCGGCATGCCGAGCTTCGTCTCCACCCTGTCGGGGCTGCTCGCGGTTCTCGGCCTGCAGCTCTATATCCTCGGAGCCACCGGCTCGATCAATCTCCCCTATGGCTCTTGGCTGGTGAATTTCGGGCAGATCATGGTCATGCCGGATCCGGTCGCCTATCTGCTGGTGGCGCTTGCCGGCATTGCCTTCTTCCTCGCGAGCTACCGCACATCGGCGCGACGGCGGGCAGCCGGCCTGTCGGCGAAATCGACCGGCGGACTGTGTTTCCGCGCCGTCGTCATCACGGTCGCCCTGGAAGCGGTTGCCTTCTATCTCAACCAGTCGCGCGGTATTCCCTGGATGTTCGGCCTCTTCGTCGGGCTCGTCGCCGCCATGAATTATGCGCTGACGCGCACGAAATGGGGACGATCCATGCAAGCCGTCGGCGGCAACAGGGAGGCCGCCCGCCGCTCGGGCATCAATGTGTCGCGCATCTATGCGAGCGCCTTCGTCGCCTGTGCCCTGCTTGCCGCGACCGGCGGCGTGCTTTCGGCGGCGCGTCTGGCGACCGCAAGCCAGCAGGCCGGCACCGGCGACGTCAACCTCAACGCCATCGCTGCGGCGGTCATCGGCGGCACAAGCCTGTTCGGCGGACGCGGCAGCGCCTATTCGGCCCTTCTCGGCATCATCGTCATCCAGTCGATCGCCAGCGGGCTGACGCTCCTCGATCTGTCGTCGTCGCTTCGATACATGATCACCGGCGCCGTTCTTGCCGTCGCCGTCGTCGTCGACTCGCTGGCACGCCGATCGCGGATTTCGCACGGCCGCGCCTAA
- a CDS encoding Tautomerase enzyme gives MPITLTVPEGLLSPEAQARAFAGLTDALLDVAGLTGNAFMTANVIGTINVLPREHVLAAGKPIAAAFVELKLPEVALASAEAKQAFIEKAADVVEQAAEGRLKREHIWSNIVYAPEGAWGIAGDSYSNADFVGAIQGAAAAL, from the coding sequence ATGCCTATCACACTCACCGTGCCGGAAGGCCTGCTCTCGCCGGAGGCCCAGGCGCGCGCTTTTGCCGGATTGACGGACGCGTTGCTCGATGTCGCCGGCTTGACCGGCAACGCCTTCATGACCGCCAATGTCATCGGCACCATCAACGTGCTGCCGCGCGAGCACGTGCTTGCGGCGGGAAAGCCGATCGCTGCGGCGTTCGTCGAACTCAAATTGCCGGAGGTCGCGCTGGCGAGCGCCGAAGCGAAACAGGCCTTCATCGAAAAAGCGGCCGATGTCGTCGAACAGGCCGCCGAGGGCCGGCTCAAGCGAGAGCATATATGGTCGAATATCGTCTATGCCCCCGAGGGGGCCTGGGGAATTGCCGGCGATAGTTACAGCAATGCCGACTTCGTCGGCGCCATCCAGGGCGCGGCCGCCGCGTTGTAA
- a CDS encoding sensor histidine kinase KdpD, with product MPAPKVRTKWRPTLALIVYVVLLAVMALPILIVIWFRAMDVSSNRMAPAEIGALAVVAMLTLGIAYVLTRTITGPIDALIARTEEIARGGKGAIRPLESYGTREIAILSQSFLDLAGKLVDRTEYVGSFAAHVSHELKSPLTAIRGAAELLRDDDAERPMTKAQRLHFLDNIVADAARLDALLQRLRELAQAEIPVIEGKSSVMDILPSLRGQFPALDISGKGDTDISVALPREAAGIVFANLAENALQHGATLLELSVSADARTTIILVRDDGGGISEANRQRVFQPFFSTRREQGGTGMGLGIVRAMLSAYGGTIRLLQTAGAGAEFEITIPV from the coding sequence ATGCCGGCGCCGAAAGTCAGGACGAAATGGCGCCCGACGCTGGCGCTGATCGTCTATGTCGTGCTTCTCGCCGTCATGGCGCTGCCGATCCTGATCGTCATATGGTTTCGCGCCATGGACGTGAGTTCGAACCGGATGGCGCCGGCGGAAATCGGGGCGCTTGCCGTCGTCGCCATGCTGACGCTCGGCATCGCCTATGTGCTGACGCGCACCATCACCGGCCCGATCGACGCCTTGATCGCCCGCACGGAAGAGATCGCCCGCGGCGGCAAGGGGGCAATCCGGCCGCTTGAAAGCTATGGAACGCGCGAGATCGCCATCCTGTCGCAAAGCTTCCTCGATCTCGCCGGAAAACTGGTCGATCGCACCGAATATGTCGGCTCCTTTGCCGCCCATGTCTCCCACGAACTGAAATCGCCGCTGACCGCCATCCGCGGTGCGGCGGAGCTTCTGCGCGACGACGATGCCGAAAGGCCGATGACGAAGGCCCAACGTTTGCACTTTCTCGACAATATCGTCGCCGATGCGGCCCGGCTCGATGCGCTGTTGCAGCGGCTGAGAGAGCTTGCGCAAGCGGAAATCCCAGTGATCGAGGGCAAAAGCAGCGTGATGGACATCCTGCCTTCGCTGCGCGGGCAATTCCCCGCCCTTGATATCTCAGGCAAAGGCGATACCGACATATCGGTTGCTCTCCCCCGGGAAGCAGCCGGCATCGTCTTTGCCAACCTCGCCGAGAACGCCCTTCAGCATGGCGCCACGCTGTTGGAGCTCAGCGTGTCAGCCGATGCCCGAACAACCATCATTCTTGTCCGTGACGACGGCGGCGGTATTTCCGAGGCAAATCGTCAGCGTGTCTTTCAGCCGTTCTTTTCAACCCGCCGCGAACAAGGCGGCACCGGCATGGGCCTCGGCATCGTTCGCGCCATGCTGAGCGCCTATGGTGGTACGATCCGCCTGCTGCAGACGGCCGGCGCGGGCGCCGAGTTCGAAATCACCATACCCGTGTAA
- a CDS encoding VOC family protein produces the protein MQLANYLFFSNGCEEALSFYAECGLGQVTLLKRHGADGMPVASEAMRGKVMHARFEGPGILFFASDNHDAEPMRGSAHMLILDVRDRTDGFFARLAEGGKITTPLAVQPWGSYYGKLTDRFGVQWMLDCLGELVPPSVHYRVV, from the coding sequence ATGCAGCTTGCCAACTATCTGTTCTTTTCCAACGGCTGCGAGGAGGCACTCTCCTTTTATGCCGAATGCGGGCTTGGCCAGGTCACGCTATTGAAGCGCCATGGCGCAGATGGAATGCCCGTTGCCAGCGAAGCCATGCGGGGCAAGGTGATGCATGCGCGTTTCGAAGGACCAGGCATTCTGTTCTTCGCCTCCGACAATCACGATGCCGAGCCGATGCGAGGCTCCGCCCACATGCTGATCCTGGATGTCCGCGACAGGACCGACGGGTTTTTCGCACGGCTCGCAGAAGGCGGCAAGATAACGACACCACTCGCTGTCCAGCCATGGGGGAGCTATTACGGCAAGCTCACCGATCGTTTTGGTGTCCAATGGATGCTCGATTGCTTGGGTGAACTCGTGCCGCCGTCAGTCCATTATCGTGTCGTATAA